TGGCTACTCCACCCGAATCAACGCCACCACAAAGCGCAGCGTCTCATTCGGACCTATGTCCGGGGGAGCGCCACGAGTGCCGTAGGCGAGGTGGGAGGGAATGACGAATTCATATTGCGCCCCTTCCTGCATGAGCTGGAGGCCCTCTGTCCATCCCGGGATCACACCGTTCAAGGGGAAGGTGGCGGGCACACCCCGGCTATAAGAACTGTCAAATTCCGTGCCATTGAGCAGCGTGCCTCGGTAGTGCACCGTGACCGTGCTGGCGGCGGTGGGACGGCGCCCGGAGCCAGGTTGTACCACCTTGTACTGCAGTCCGGAGGCCGTGGTGGTGTAGCCGGCCGTCGTGCTGCCGGGGGACAGTGGACCTTCCGTAGCGGGTGGAGCGGGAGTCGGGGCTGGCTTTGCAGGCTCCGGTGAGGAGCACGATGCCAGGGCG
The Roseimicrobium gellanilyticum DNA segment above includes these coding regions:
- a CDS encoding FKBP-type peptidyl-prolyl cis-trans isomerase, encoding MKRLCTLLAATAALASCSSPEPAKPAPTPAPPATEGPLSPGSTTAGYTTTASGLQYKVVQPGSGRRPTAASTVTVHYRGTLLNGTEFDSSYSRGVPATFPLNGVIPGWTEGLQLMQEGAQYEFVIPSHLAYGTRGAPPDIGPNETLRFVVALIRVE